Proteins from a genomic interval of Rhodococcus rhodochrous:
- a CDS encoding DEAD/DEAH box helicase, producing the protein MLHGLWSPGSGLMLWWDPTAEPDPDALPSALRRWIDRPFRHRVTLTFPTDTEPSTLPAVAVAPADAAELLLDMPRRPGGVGGDLRYLAHVARGIERWAQAGRVAPELVRVEKQWWARWRLLGGEKTRAWSAELAAAMSPAQRQLGRPVDLLDDLCRELTDPIVRTLHGSSTSLHPLVAALAEGSPHPRGTQRMADALEEWRSSLAGYEPDLVLRLVEPDDADDGVGADSIWRLEVCLRPEGQSPTPLPVEDTDPHLLQIGVRKLGIALQAYPRLQDVPRDPDSLDLLLPTPVVVDLVEHGARELDAAGIAVLLPRAWTRVDPSLRLQVDSPVAPVSADDSVVGMSAIVSYEWQLAVGDMLLTQSEMEELVAANSDLVKLRGKWVRADAEALARAARYVTAHSAEDATLGSLFAQFTGDDAPPAEVTEISASGWVEMLLDGQAHPESVPVPTGLNAELRPYQQRGLDWLAFMSRLGLGAVLADDMGLGKTIQVLALLAHERESGLRNAPTLLVCPMSVVGNWQREAERFVPDLRVHVHHGAQRLSGPALAAAAADHDLVVTTYAIAARDVAQLATSTWQRVVLDEAQHVKNTATAQSRATRAVPAAHRIALTGTPVENRLEELRAILDFANPSLLGSAASFRARFAVPIERDHDAVAAARLRALSAPFVMRRVKTDPDVISDLPEKFEQTVRANLTAEQAALYRAVVDDMMRRIRDKEGMARKGAVLAALTRLKQVCNHPAHYLGDGSPVLRRGRHRSGKLGLVEDIVESVLADGEKVLLFTQFREFGELVVPYLEERFATTVPFLHGGVSKGRRDAMVDGFQGEGGPPIMVLSLKAGGTGLNLTAANHVVHLDRWWNPAVENQATDRAFRIGQRRDVQVRKLVCVGTVEERIDEMLTGKQELAEIVVGAGENWITELSTDQLHSLLTLGDDAVGD; encoded by the coding sequence ATGTTGCACGGGCTGTGGTCACCGGGATCCGGCCTGATGCTGTGGTGGGACCCCACCGCAGAGCCCGATCCCGACGCGCTGCCGTCTGCGCTGCGCCGGTGGATCGACCGTCCGTTCCGCCATCGCGTCACCCTCACCTTCCCCACGGACACCGAGCCGAGCACGCTGCCCGCCGTCGCGGTCGCACCGGCGGACGCAGCCGAGCTCCTGTTGGACATGCCGCGGCGTCCCGGGGGCGTCGGCGGCGACCTGCGCTATCTCGCGCACGTCGCCCGCGGCATCGAGAGGTGGGCGCAGGCCGGCCGGGTCGCACCGGAGCTCGTGCGTGTCGAGAAGCAGTGGTGGGCGCGGTGGCGACTGCTCGGCGGCGAGAAGACGCGGGCCTGGTCCGCCGAACTGGCGGCCGCGATGTCTCCCGCGCAGCGACAACTCGGACGGCCCGTCGATCTCCTCGACGATCTGTGCCGCGAACTGACCGATCCCATCGTGCGCACCCTCCACGGCTCGTCCACCTCGTTGCACCCTCTCGTCGCGGCGTTGGCCGAGGGCAGTCCCCATCCCCGTGGCACCCAGCGCATGGCCGATGCGCTCGAGGAATGGCGCTCCAGCCTCGCCGGGTACGAACCCGACCTCGTGCTGCGCCTCGTCGAGCCGGACGACGCCGACGACGGGGTCGGAGCCGACTCCATCTGGCGGCTCGAGGTGTGCCTGCGTCCGGAGGGACAGTCCCCGACGCCGTTGCCCGTCGAGGACACCGACCCGCACCTGCTCCAGATCGGCGTGCGCAAGCTCGGGATTGCGCTCCAGGCCTATCCCCGCCTGCAGGACGTGCCCCGCGATCCCGACAGTCTCGACCTTCTGCTGCCCACCCCGGTCGTCGTCGATCTCGTCGAGCACGGCGCCCGAGAGCTCGACGCCGCGGGCATCGCGGTGCTGCTGCCGCGCGCCTGGACCCGGGTCGATCCGTCCCTGCGTCTGCAGGTCGACTCGCCCGTCGCCCCCGTGAGCGCCGACGACAGCGTCGTCGGGATGAGCGCGATCGTCTCGTACGAATGGCAGCTCGCCGTCGGCGACATGTTGCTCACCCAGTCGGAGATGGAAGAGCTCGTCGCGGCCAACAGCGACCTGGTCAAGCTGCGCGGCAAGTGGGTCCGGGCCGACGCCGAGGCGCTGGCCCGCGCCGCCCGGTACGTCACGGCGCATTCCGCCGAGGACGCGACCCTCGGGTCGTTGTTCGCCCAGTTCACCGGCGACGATGCGCCGCCGGCGGAGGTCACCGAGATCTCCGCGTCCGGCTGGGTCGAGATGCTGCTCGACGGGCAGGCCCACCCCGAGTCCGTCCCCGTGCCGACGGGATTGAACGCCGAACTGCGTCCCTACCAGCAGCGCGGCCTCGACTGGCTCGCCTTCATGAGCAGGCTCGGTCTCGGCGCCGTGCTCGCCGACGACATGGGCCTGGGCAAGACCATCCAGGTCCTCGCGTTGCTCGCCCACGAACGCGAGTCGGGCCTGCGGAACGCTCCGACCCTGCTCGTCTGCCCGATGTCGGTGGTGGGCAACTGGCAGCGTGAGGCCGAACGGTTCGTGCCCGACCTGCGGGTGCACGTCCACCACGGTGCCCAGCGGCTGAGCGGACCGGCACTCGCCGCCGCTGCCGCCGACCACGATCTCGTGGTGACGACCTACGCCATCGCTGCCCGCGACGTCGCGCAGCTCGCGACGTCGACCTGGCAACGCGTGGTCCTCGACGAGGCCCAGCACGTGAAGAACACCGCGACCGCGCAGTCTCGCGCCACGCGCGCCGTGCCCGCGGCGCACCGGATCGCGCTCACCGGCACACCGGTGGAGAACCGGCTCGAGGAACTGCGCGCGATCCTGGACTTCGCGAATCCGTCCCTGCTCGGCAGCGCGGCGTCCTTCCGTGCCCGGTTCGCGGTGCCGATCGAGCGCGACCACGACGCCGTCGCCGCGGCGCGGTTGCGGGCGCTGTCCGCACCGTTCGTGATGCGCCGCGTCAAGACCGACCCCGACGTGATCTCCGATCTGCCCGAGAAGTTCGAGCAGACCGTGCGCGCCAACCTCACGGCCGAGCAGGCCGCCCTGTACCGGGCCGTCGTGGACGACATGATGCGCCGGATCCGCGACAAGGAGGGCATGGCCCGCAAGGGTGCGGTGCTCGCGGCGCTGACCCGGCTCAAGCAGGTGTGCAACCACCCCGCACACTATCTGGGCGACGGCTCGCCCGTCCTGCGTCGCGGACGGCACCGCTCGGGCAAACTCGGCCTGGTCGAGGACATCGTCGAGTCGGTGCTGGCCGACGGCGAGAAGGTGTTGCTGTTCACGCAGTTCCGCGAGTTCGGTGAGCTCGTCGTCCCCTATCTCGAGGAGCGGTTCGCGACGACGGTGCCCTTCCTGCACGGGGGAGTGTCCAAGGGTCGGCGCGACGCGATGGTCGACGGCTTCCAGGGTGAGGGCGGACCGCCGATCATGGTGCTCTCGCTCAAGGCGGGTGGCACCGGACTGAACCTCACCGCAGCCAACCACGTCGTGCATCTCGACCGGTGGTGGAATCCGGCGGTGGAGAACCAGGCCACCGACCGCGCGTTCCGGATCGGGCAGCGCCGCGACGTCCAGGTCCGCAAGCTCGTCTGTGTGGGAACGGTGGAGGAGCGTATCGACGAGATGCTCACCGGCAAGCAGGAACTGGCCGAGATCGTGGTCGGGGCGGGGGAGAACTGGATCACCGAGCTGTCCACCGATCAGCTGCACTCCCTGCTCACCCTCGGCGACGACGCGGTGGGGGACTAG
- the mmsB gene encoding 3-hydroxyisobutyrate dehydrogenase: MSELPTVAFLGLGHMGGPMAANLVRAGYTVNGYDPVPAAQEEATKNGITVAEAATDAVRGAQVVITMLPNGKLVLDLYDEILPVAEANTLFVDSSTIDVADARAAAEKAQKAGHRAVDAPVSGGVAGAAAGTLAFMVGGSEDDFVTVKPLLEAMGRKIVHCGGSGNGQAAKICNNMILGISMIAISEAFVLGEKLGLDNQALFDVASNASGQCWALTSNCPVPGPVPTTPANNDYTPGFAAALMDKDLGLAANAVRANGVEAELGLRAAELYHRFNTEGGGGLDFSAIITDIRDRSTAKDSQ; the protein is encoded by the coding sequence ATGAGTGAACTTCCCACCGTCGCCTTCCTCGGCCTCGGACACATGGGCGGGCCGATGGCCGCGAACCTCGTCCGCGCCGGGTACACCGTCAACGGTTACGACCCTGTTCCCGCTGCGCAGGAAGAGGCCACGAAGAACGGCATCACCGTCGCCGAGGCCGCGACCGACGCGGTGCGCGGCGCCCAGGTCGTGATCACCATGCTGCCCAACGGCAAGCTCGTCCTCGACCTGTACGACGAGATCCTGCCCGTAGCCGAGGCGAACACGTTGTTCGTCGACAGCTCGACCATCGACGTCGCCGATGCCCGCGCGGCGGCGGAGAAGGCGCAGAAGGCCGGTCACCGTGCCGTCGACGCCCCGGTCTCCGGAGGTGTCGCCGGTGCCGCCGCAGGCACCCTCGCGTTCATGGTCGGCGGCAGCGAGGACGACTTCGTGACCGTGAAGCCTCTGCTCGAGGCCATGGGACGCAAGATCGTCCACTGCGGCGGGTCGGGCAACGGCCAGGCCGCGAAGATCTGCAACAACATGATCCTGGGCATCTCGATGATCGCCATCAGCGAGGCGTTCGTCCTCGGTGAGAAGCTGGGCCTCGACAACCAGGCACTGTTCGACGTCGCGTCCAACGCGTCCGGTCAGTGCTGGGCGCTGACGAGCAACTGCCCGGTGCCGGGTCCCGTCCCGACCACCCCCGCGAACAACGACTACACGCCGGGCTTCGCGGCCGCGCTCATGGACAAGGATCTCGGACTGGCCGCGAACGCGGTGCGGGCCAACGGTGTCGAGGCCGAACTCGGGCTGCGTGCAGCCGAGCTCTACCATCGTTTCAACACTGAGGGTGGTGGAGGACTCGACTTCTCCGCCATCATCACCGACATCCGAGACCGCTCGACCGCGAAGGACAGCCAGTGA
- a CDS encoding isobutyryl-CoA dehydrogenase encodes MFVLTDDDRAIRDTARDFATEYLVPNAVEWDQSKHFPVDVLRKAAELGMGGIYVREDVGGSGLRRLDSVRIFEELAKGCPSIAAYISIHNMVTWMIDKFGNDDQRKQWIPKLCTMEHLASYCLTEPGAGSDAAALSTKAVRDGDEYVLTGVKQFISGAGTSDVYVVMARTGDTGARGISAFIVPKDTPGLSFGANEKKMGWNAQPTRQVILDGARVPAENLLGAEGGGFRIAMHGLNGGRINIAACSVGGGQTALDRAVAYLAERKAFGERLLDSQALQFRLADMRIELEAARTMLWRAADALDRGADDVVELCAMAKRFATDTGFEVANEALQLHGGYGYLAEYGIEKIVRDLRVHQILEGTNEIMRVVVARSVVAAAQNGAA; translated from the coding sequence ATGTTCGTTCTCACCGACGACGACCGGGCGATCCGCGACACCGCCCGCGACTTCGCCACCGAGTATCTGGTCCCGAACGCGGTCGAATGGGACCAGAGCAAGCACTTCCCCGTGGACGTGCTGCGCAAGGCCGCCGAACTGGGCATGGGCGGGATCTACGTCCGCGAGGACGTGGGCGGATCGGGGCTGCGACGCCTCGACTCCGTCCGCATCTTCGAGGAGCTCGCGAAGGGCTGCCCGTCCATCGCCGCCTACATCTCCATCCACAACATGGTCACGTGGATGATCGACAAGTTCGGCAACGACGACCAGCGCAAGCAGTGGATCCCGAAGCTCTGCACGATGGAGCACCTCGCGAGCTACTGCCTCACCGAGCCGGGCGCCGGATCCGACGCAGCGGCCCTGAGCACCAAGGCCGTTCGTGACGGCGACGAGTACGTGCTCACCGGAGTCAAGCAGTTCATCTCCGGCGCCGGCACGTCCGACGTCTACGTGGTCATGGCCCGCACCGGCGACACCGGCGCCCGCGGCATCTCGGCGTTCATCGTCCCGAAGGACACCCCCGGGCTGTCCTTCGGCGCCAACGAGAAGAAGATGGGCTGGAACGCGCAGCCCACGCGCCAGGTCATCCTCGACGGCGCCCGCGTGCCCGCCGAGAACCTCCTCGGCGCCGAGGGCGGCGGCTTCCGGATCGCCATGCACGGCCTCAACGGCGGCCGCATCAACATCGCCGCGTGCTCGGTGGGCGGCGGCCAGACCGCCCTCGACCGGGCGGTCGCCTACCTCGCCGAGCGCAAGGCATTCGGCGAACGGTTGCTCGACTCGCAGGCGCTGCAGTTCCGCCTCGCCGACATGCGGATCGAACTCGAGGCCGCACGCACGATGCTGTGGCGTGCCGCCGACGCGCTCGACCGCGGCGCCGACGACGTCGTGGAGCTGTGCGCGATGGCCAAGCGCTTCGCGACCGACACCGGTTTCGAGGTCGCGAACGAGGCGCTGCAGTTGCACGGCGGATACGGTTACCTTGCCGAGTACGGGATCGAGAAGATCGTGCGCGACCTGCGCGTGCATCAGATCCTGGAAGGAACCAACGAGATCATGCGGGTGGTCGTCGCGCGGAGCGTGGTGGCTGCAGCGCAGAACGGAGCGGCATGA
- a CDS encoding NADP-dependent oxidoreductase: MARAYGFVEYGGPETQQLFDTPVPSPGPGQLLVAVRAAGVNPADWKVRSGRRTGSVTVHFPAVLGREVAGVVEASGPDTGFRPGDAVFGATAEGYGGYAEYTLVDARAAALVPESVPFEVAATLPVAAGTAFDIVEHLEIVDADTVLVLGAGGGVGSATTQLAHAAGAAVLGVASAGKRDLVESCGGLWIESGDGFDARVAATAERCGAVTAVVDLVGGDVLERAVALTRAPERVVSVADPVRAENLGGSGITRCRTREVFEQVVALVERGVLMPRIARSFPLAEAGAALELVESGHAGGKIVVTFP, translated from the coding sequence ATGGCACGCGCATACGGCTTCGTGGAGTACGGCGGTCCGGAGACACAGCAGCTGTTCGACACCCCCGTCCCATCGCCCGGTCCGGGGCAGCTCCTCGTGGCGGTCCGGGCAGCGGGCGTGAATCCCGCCGACTGGAAGGTGCGGTCCGGACGGCGCACAGGCAGCGTCACGGTGCACTTCCCGGCGGTCCTCGGCCGGGAGGTCGCGGGTGTGGTGGAAGCCTCCGGTCCGGACACCGGCTTCCGGCCGGGCGACGCCGTCTTCGGGGCCACCGCGGAGGGCTACGGCGGCTACGCCGAGTACACCCTGGTCGACGCGCGGGCTGCCGCGCTCGTGCCCGAGTCGGTGCCGTTCGAGGTGGCGGCGACCCTCCCGGTCGCGGCCGGCACGGCCTTCGACATCGTCGAGCACCTCGAGATCGTCGACGCGGACACCGTCCTCGTCCTGGGTGCCGGTGGTGGCGTCGGGTCGGCGACGACGCAGCTCGCGCACGCCGCAGGTGCCGCCGTGCTCGGCGTGGCGAGCGCGGGGAAACGGGATCTCGTCGAATCGTGCGGCGGACTGTGGATCGAGTCCGGCGACGGGTTCGACGCGCGAGTCGCGGCCACCGCGGAACGGTGCGGGGCGGTGACCGCGGTCGTCGACCTCGTCGGTGGCGACGTACTCGAGCGGGCGGTCGCGCTGACGCGGGCGCCGGAACGGGTCGTGAGTGTCGCCGACCCTGTACGCGCGGAGAATCTGGGCGGTTCGGGAATCACGCGGTGCCGGACCCGGGAGGTGTTCGAGCAGGTCGTGGCGCTCGTCGAGCGTGGTGTCCTCATGCCGCGCATCGCGCGGAGCTTCCCGCTCGCCGAGGCCGGGGCTGCGCTGGAACTCGTCGAGTCCGGGCACGCCGGCGGGAAGATCGTCGTCACATTCCCCTGA
- a CDS encoding enoyl-CoA hydratase translates to MTDFETILLDRKGRVGIVTLNRPKALNALNSQLMREVVAAVEELDADDEIGAILLTGSEKAFAAGADIKEMAPKTFAEVYAEDLFSQWDRLSSVRKPIVAAVSGYALGGGCELAMLCDFIIASDTAKFGQPEIKLGVIPGIGGSQRLTRAVGKAKAMDMCLTGRNMDAEEAERAGLVSRIVPAADLFDVALETATTIASMSLPVAIMAKEAVNRSFETTLAEGVKFERRVFHSTFATADQKEGMAAFVEKRAPEFKHA, encoded by the coding sequence GTGACCGATTTCGAGACCATCCTGCTCGACCGCAAGGGTCGCGTCGGCATCGTCACCCTCAACCGGCCGAAGGCGCTCAACGCCCTCAACAGCCAGTTGATGCGTGAGGTCGTCGCCGCCGTCGAGGAACTCGACGCGGACGACGAGATCGGTGCGATCCTGCTCACCGGCTCGGAGAAGGCATTCGCCGCCGGCGCCGACATCAAGGAGATGGCTCCGAAGACCTTCGCCGAGGTCTACGCGGAAGACCTGTTCTCGCAGTGGGATCGGCTCTCGTCCGTCCGAAAACCGATCGTCGCTGCGGTGTCGGGCTACGCGCTCGGCGGCGGTTGCGAACTGGCGATGCTGTGCGACTTCATCATCGCGTCCGACACCGCCAAGTTCGGTCAGCCCGAGATCAAGCTCGGCGTCATCCCGGGCATCGGCGGATCGCAGCGTCTCACCCGCGCCGTGGGCAAGGCCAAGGCCATGGACATGTGCCTGACCGGCCGCAACATGGACGCCGAGGAGGCCGAGCGCGCCGGACTCGTCTCGCGCATCGTTCCCGCCGCGGACCTGTTCGACGTGGCGCTCGAGACGGCGACGACCATCGCGTCGATGTCGCTGCCGGTCGCGATCATGGCGAAGGAGGCCGTCAACCGGTCCTTCGAGACGACGCTGGCCGAGGGCGTGAAGTTCGAGCGCCGCGTGTTCCATTCGACGTTCGCCACCGCCGACCAGAAGGAAGGCATGGCGGCCTTCGTCGAGAAGCGCGCGCCGGAGTTCAAGCACGCCTGA
- a CDS encoding DUF1360 domain-containing protein, with product MRTPEASSTARENAERAVEAVQDEADTYRNGEDRPLGGYAVLMSVYLTTVGTLGAVAAERGRPMPRPDAGDLVVTALASHKISRIVSKAAVTSPVRAPFTKFDGPGGPAEVMEQPRKSSRVRHAVGELLACPFCLDLWTVTALVFGRVYAPNLTRLVAGSFAALTGADFLHLAYAKAQQIAEG from the coding sequence ATGCGGACACCGGAAGCATCGTCGACAGCGCGGGAGAACGCCGAACGTGCGGTCGAGGCGGTCCAGGACGAGGCCGACACCTATCGGAACGGGGAGGATCGGCCCCTCGGCGGATATGCGGTGCTCATGTCCGTGTACCTCACCACCGTCGGCACGCTCGGCGCCGTCGCGGCCGAGCGCGGGCGGCCGATGCCGAGGCCCGATGCCGGCGATCTCGTGGTGACCGCGCTCGCAAGCCACAAGATCTCCCGGATCGTGAGCAAGGCGGCGGTGACCAGCCCCGTCCGCGCACCGTTCACGAAGTTCGACGGCCCCGGTGGTCCGGCCGAGGTGATGGAGCAGCCCCGCAAGTCGTCGCGGGTCCGTCACGCCGTCGGGGAACTGCTGGCGTGCCCCTTCTGCCTCGACCTGTGGACCGTGACGGCGCTGGTCTTCGGCCGTGTCTACGCTCCGAATCTCACGCGTCTGGTGGCGGGGTCGTTCGCGGCGTTGACCGGAGCCGACTTCCTGCACCTGGCGTACGCGAAGGCGCAGCAGATCGCCGAGGGCTGA
- a CDS encoding SWIM zinc finger family protein — protein MARGNVRRYGTARRIDGGIEARTKRGAIGRSWWSKELISAMEEVAEKGRLTRGRAYARAGQVISMRLEPGAAVGDVQGSQLTPFTSAVRVRTLDEEAVGELVSLVRSSPGMLARLAAGILPEELGSALLPRRAGELDFDCTCPDDGWPCKHAAAVAYLLAEHVDDQPLAVLTLRGVDLATLIGGVDDADADDDAAAAQDFYGDDTELPELPTERFRPALEDLDPMLLRRALRAGGTDEAVVIRGITDLEDLYRRMR, from the coding sequence ATGGCACGGGGCAACGTACGCCGCTACGGCACGGCCCGCCGGATCGACGGCGGCATCGAGGCGCGCACCAAGCGGGGCGCGATCGGTCGCAGCTGGTGGTCGAAGGAACTGATCTCGGCGATGGAGGAGGTCGCCGAGAAGGGGCGACTGACGCGGGGCCGTGCGTATGCGCGCGCCGGCCAGGTGATCTCCATGCGGCTCGAACCCGGCGCGGCCGTCGGCGACGTGCAGGGCAGTCAGCTCACTCCCTTCACCTCGGCGGTGCGGGTGCGCACGCTCGACGAGGAGGCGGTGGGCGAACTCGTCTCGCTCGTCCGCTCGTCGCCGGGCATGCTGGCGCGACTCGCGGCAGGCATCCTTCCCGAGGAACTCGGATCGGCCCTCCTCCCGCGACGCGCAGGTGAACTCGATTTCGACTGCACCTGCCCCGACGACGGGTGGCCCTGCAAGCACGCCGCGGCCGTCGCCTACCTGCTCGCAGAACACGTCGACGACCAACCGCTCGCGGTTCTGACCCTGCGCGGGGTGGACCTCGCGACGCTGATCGGCGGTGTCGACGATGCGGACGCCGACGACGACGCGGCCGCGGCGCAGGACTTCTACGGCGACGACACCGAGTTGCCCGAGCTGCCCACGGAACGGTTCCGTCCCGCGCTCGAGGACCTCGATCCGATGCTGTTGCGCCGCGCGTTGCGGGCCGGCGGAACCGACGAAGCCGTGGTCATCCGGGGGATCACCGACCTCGAGGATCTCTACCGCCGCATGCGCTGA
- a CDS encoding enoyl-CoA hydratase/isomerase family protein: MTGQEPEILIDVKDGIGRITLNRPKAINALNHAMVLEMSKALSAWENDDSVRAVLVRGAGERGLCAGGDIVSIYHDAKDGGTGSQDFWRDEYILNAAIGRYPKPYIAIMDGIVMGGGVGISAHGNVRIVTDRSSIAMPETGIGFVPDVGGTYLLSRTPGEIGTHIALTTGRMKAGDAVALGFADHYLPSESLDKFVAALESGSLEDALAEYSQPAPESALLAQREWIDAAYSADTVEEIVERLRASDVPEARETADQVIAKSPVALKVTLRSLRHARQLGSLEEVLNEEFRVSTASLKSHDLVEGIRAQVVDKDRNPQWSPATLADVTEADVDAYFQPLGDLELGLAAPKENDR; the protein is encoded by the coding sequence ATGACCGGGCAGGAACCCGAGATCCTCATCGACGTGAAGGACGGCATCGGCCGTATCACGCTCAACCGGCCCAAGGCCATCAACGCGCTCAACCACGCTATGGTCCTCGAGATGTCGAAGGCCCTGAGCGCGTGGGAGAACGACGATTCGGTGCGTGCGGTGCTGGTGCGCGGTGCCGGTGAGCGCGGCCTGTGCGCCGGCGGCGACATCGTCTCGATCTACCACGACGCCAAGGACGGCGGCACGGGGTCGCAGGACTTCTGGCGCGACGAGTACATCCTCAACGCCGCCATCGGTCGCTACCCGAAGCCGTACATCGCGATCATGGACGGCATCGTCATGGGCGGCGGCGTCGGGATCTCGGCGCACGGCAACGTCCGGATCGTCACCGACCGCTCGAGCATCGCGATGCCCGAGACCGGAATCGGATTCGTTCCCGACGTCGGCGGCACCTACCTGCTCTCGCGCACCCCCGGCGAGATCGGCACGCACATCGCGCTGACCACCGGACGGATGAAGGCCGGCGACGCCGTCGCTCTGGGCTTCGCCGACCATTACCTGCCGTCCGAGTCGCTCGACAAGTTCGTCGCCGCACTCGAATCCGGCTCGCTCGAGGACGCGCTCGCCGAGTACTCGCAGCCCGCACCGGAATCGGCGCTGCTCGCGCAGCGCGAGTGGATCGACGCGGCCTACTCCGCCGACACCGTCGAGGAGATCGTCGAACGCCTTCGGGCTTCCGATGTTCCGGAGGCGCGCGAGACCGCCGACCAGGTAATCGCGAAATCGCCTGTCGCGCTGAAGGTGACCCTCCGCTCGCTGCGTCACGCCCGGCAGCTCGGCAGCCTCGAAGAGGTGCTGAACGAGGAGTTCCGGGTCTCGACCGCCTCGCTGAAGTCGCACGATCTCGTCGAGGGCATCCGCGCACAGGTCGTCGACAAGGACCGCAACCCGCAGTGGTCGCCGGCGACCCTCGCCGATGTCACCGAGGCCGACGTCGACGCCTACTTCCAGCCGCTCGGCGATCTCGAACTCGGGCTCGCCGCTCCCAAGGAGAACGACCGATGA
- a CDS encoding CoA-acylating methylmalonate-semialdehyde dehydrogenase: MSVRELTHFVGGQHVAGTSGRFADVFAPNTGEVQARVPLAADSEVDAVIANAAEAQKVWASWNPQKRVRVLMKFVYLVQENMDELAHLLSSEHGKTVPDAKGDIQRGLEVIEVAIGAPHLLKGEYTESAGGGIDVYSMRQPLGVVAGITPFNFPAMIPLWKAGPALAAGNAFVLKPSERDPSVPLRLAELFLEAGLPAGVFNVVNGDKSAVDYLLNDPRIKAIGFVGSTPIAQYIYETAAKNGKRAQCFGGAKNHAIVMPDADLDQVADALVGAAYGSAGERCMALSVAVPVGEETADRLVAKLTERIAELRIGTSFDEKADFGPLVTAAARDRVHGYIAQGVEEGAELVVDGRDFVLEGHENGFFSGATLFDKVTPEMSIYKEEIFGPVLTVVRARDYEDALRLPTEHEYGNGVAIFTRDGDTARDFAARVEVGMVGINVPIPVPIAYYTFGGWKASGFGDLNQHGPDAFRFYTKTKTVTQRWPSGVKEGDIEGAHVADTDHFVIPTMN; this comes from the coding sequence ATGAGCGTTCGAGAATTGACCCACTTCGTCGGCGGACAGCACGTCGCCGGCACCTCCGGCCGCTTCGCCGACGTCTTCGCCCCCAACACCGGAGAGGTCCAGGCCCGCGTGCCGCTCGCGGCCGACTCCGAGGTCGACGCCGTCATCGCCAACGCCGCCGAGGCGCAGAAGGTGTGGGCGTCCTGGAATCCTCAGAAGCGCGTGCGCGTGCTCATGAAGTTCGTGTACCTGGTGCAGGAGAACATGGACGAGCTCGCCCACCTGCTGTCGAGCGAGCACGGCAAGACCGTCCCCGACGCGAAGGGCGACATCCAGCGCGGCCTCGAGGTGATCGAGGTCGCCATCGGCGCCCCGCATCTCCTCAAGGGTGAGTACACCGAGTCCGCAGGCGGCGGAATCGACGTGTACTCGATGCGTCAGCCCCTCGGTGTCGTCGCCGGGATCACCCCGTTCAACTTCCCGGCCATGATCCCGCTGTGGAAGGCCGGCCCGGCGCTCGCTGCCGGAAACGCGTTCGTGCTCAAGCCTTCCGAGCGCGACCCCTCCGTGCCGCTCCGTCTGGCCGAGCTGTTCCTCGAGGCCGGCCTGCCCGCCGGTGTGTTCAACGTCGTCAACGGCGACAAGAGCGCCGTCGACTACCTGCTCAACGACCCGCGCATCAAGGCGATCGGCTTCGTCGGTTCGACCCCCATCGCGCAGTACATCTACGAGACGGCCGCGAAGAACGGCAAGCGCGCACAGTGCTTCGGTGGTGCGAAGAACCACGCGATCGTCATGCCCGACGCCGACCTCGACCAGGTCGCGGACGCACTCGTCGGCGCCGCCTACGGCTCGGCCGGTGAGCGCTGCATGGCGCTGTCCGTGGCTGTCCCCGTGGGCGAGGAGACCGCGGATCGCCTCGTCGCCAAGCTCACCGAGCGCATCGCCGAACTGCGTATCGGCACCAGCTTCGACGAGAAGGCCGACTTCGGTCCGCTCGTGACCGCCGCCGCCCGCGACCGCGTGCACGGCTACATCGCCCAGGGCGTCGAGGAAGGCGCCGAGCTGGTCGTCGACGGCCGCGACTTCGTCCTCGAAGGTCACGAGAACGGCTTCTTCTCCGGCGCAACCCTGTTCGACAAGGTCACCCCCGAGATGTCCATCTACAAGGAGGAGATCTTCGGCCCCGTGCTCACCGTGGTGCGTGCGCGTGACTACGAGGACGCCCTGCGCCTGCCCACAGAGCACGAGTACGGCAACGGCGTCGCGATCTTCACCCGCGACGGCGACACCGCCCGCGACTTCGCGGCCCGCGTCGAGGTCGGCATGGTCGGCATCAACGTCCCGATCCCCGTTCCGATCGCGTACTACACCTTCGGTGGCTGGAAGGCCTCCGGCTTCGGCGACCTCAACCAGCACGGCCCCGACGCCTTCCGCTTCTACACCAAGACCAAGACGGTCACGCAGCGCTGGCCGTCCGGTGTCAAGGAAGGCGACATCGAGGGTGCGCACGTGGCCGACACCGACCACTTCGTCATCCCGACGATGAACTAG